A DNA window from Mycobacterium sp. IDR2000157661 contains the following coding sequences:
- a CDS encoding 3-hydroxyacyl-CoA dehydrogenase, with protein MEIKDAVAVVTGGASGLGLATTKRLLDRGASVVVIDLKGEDAVKELGERAQFVEANVTDPDAVSAALDAAEKMGPLRINVNCAGIGNAIKTLSKDGPFPLDGFRKVIEVNLVGTFNVLRLSAERIARQEPLAGERGVIVNTASVAAFEGQIGQAAYSASKGGVVGMTLPIARDLSREFIRVVTIAPGLFKTPLLGSLPEEAQASLGKQVPHPARLGDPDEYGALAVHIVENPMLNGEVIRLDGAIRMAPR; from the coding sequence GTGGAGATCAAAGACGCCGTAGCCGTCGTCACCGGGGGCGCGTCGGGCCTGGGCCTGGCGACCACCAAGCGACTGCTCGACAGGGGCGCATCCGTCGTCGTCATCGACCTCAAGGGGGAAGACGCCGTCAAAGAACTCGGCGAGCGCGCCCAGTTCGTCGAGGCCAACGTGACCGATCCCGATGCGGTGAGCGCCGCGCTGGACGCGGCCGAGAAGATGGGCCCGTTGCGCATCAACGTCAACTGCGCGGGCATCGGCAACGCAATCAAGACGCTCTCGAAGGACGGGCCGTTCCCCCTCGACGGATTCCGCAAGGTCATCGAGGTCAACCTGGTCGGCACCTTCAACGTGCTGCGGCTGTCGGCGGAGCGGATCGCGCGGCAAGAGCCCCTCGCCGGCGAGCGCGGCGTCATCGTCAACACCGCCTCGGTGGCGGCGTTCGAGGGTCAGATCGGTCAGGCCGCGTACTCGGCGTCCAAGGGCGGCGTGGTCGGCATGACGCTGCCGATCGCGCGCGACCTGAGCCGCGAGTTCATCCGCGTGGTGACCATCGCGCCCGGTCTGTTCAAGACGCCGCTGCTAGGGTCGCTGCCCGAGGAGGCGCAGGCTTCGCTGGGCAAGCAGGTGCCGCACCCGGCGCGACTCGGCGATCCCGACGAATACGGCGCGCTGGCCGTGCACATCGTGGAGAACCCGATGCTCAACGGTGAGGTCATCCGCTTGGACGGCGCGATCCGGATGGCGCCCCGATGA
- a CDS encoding NAD(P)H-dependent flavin oxidoreductase, with translation MTITTKFTETFGVEHPVVQGGMQWVGRAELVAAVANAGALGFITALTQPTPADLAREIAKCRELTDRPFGVNLTILPTINPPPYDEYRQVIVDSGVKIVETAGSNPAPHLPMFHDNGIKVLHKCTSVRHAVKAQSLGVDGISIDGFECAGHPGEDDIPGLVLIPAASAKIDIPMIASGGFADARGLVAALALGADGINMGSRFMCTVESAIHQNVKEAIVAGSELDTELIFRPLRNTARVASNAVSREVVEILNRGGQFEDVKDLVAGKRGVKVYEVGDLDAGIWSVGTAMGLINDIPTCGELVARIVEEAEEIITGRLGDMVVADQEENVA, from the coding sequence ATGACGATCACCACGAAGTTCACCGAGACGTTCGGGGTCGAGCACCCCGTCGTGCAGGGCGGTATGCAGTGGGTGGGTCGCGCGGAACTCGTCGCGGCGGTCGCCAACGCGGGCGCGCTCGGCTTCATCACCGCACTCACCCAGCCGACGCCTGCCGACCTGGCCAGGGAGATAGCCAAGTGCCGCGAGCTCACGGACAGGCCCTTCGGCGTCAACCTGACGATCCTGCCGACCATCAACCCGCCGCCCTATGACGAGTACCGCCAGGTGATCGTCGACTCCGGGGTCAAGATCGTGGAGACCGCGGGCTCGAACCCGGCGCCGCACCTGCCGATGTTCCACGACAACGGCATCAAGGTGCTGCACAAGTGCACCTCGGTGCGCCACGCGGTCAAGGCGCAGAGCCTCGGTGTCGACGGCATCAGCATCGACGGGTTCGAGTGCGCGGGACACCCAGGGGAGGACGACATCCCCGGTCTGGTGCTGATCCCGGCGGCGTCGGCCAAGATCGACATCCCGATGATCGCCTCCGGAGGGTTCGCCGACGCGCGCGGACTGGTGGCGGCGCTGGCGCTGGGCGCCGACGGCATAAACATGGGCAGCCGCTTCATGTGCACCGTGGAATCGGCCATCCACCAGAACGTCAAGGAAGCGATCGTGGCGGGCAGCGAACTCGACACCGAACTGATCTTCCGTCCGCTGCGCAACACCGCCCGGGTGGCGAGCAACGCTGTCTCGCGGGAGGTGGTGGAAATCCTGAACCGTGGCGGTCAATTCGAGGACGTCAAGGACCTGGTGGCCGGTAAGCGCGGCGTGAAGGTCTACGAGGTCGGTGATCTCGACGCGGGCATCTGGAGTGTCGGGACCGCGATGGGCCTGATCAACGACATCCCGACCTGTGGCGAGTTGGTGGCGCGAATCGTCGAGGAAGCCGAGGAGATCATCACCGGGCGGCTCGGCGACATGGTGGTCGCCGACCAGGAAGAGAACGTGGCGTAG
- a CDS encoding TetR/AcrR family transcriptional regulator, whose product MGRPRGFDEPAVINAAARLFARRGFSGVSVDDLVRDLGVHRNSLYRTFGSKRGLYLAALRTIRSGCLAAIAAAADPVAAAGDAALSTDIGGLDLLLMAAAEQAAQDEEVAAEVSAALAELDAITAPMGDGPLATATLLGLRIRVRSGGDCAGLVSTWSQQAATTRWNEGG is encoded by the coding sequence ATGGGAAGGCCCCGGGGTTTCGACGAGCCGGCGGTGATCAATGCGGCTGCACGGCTGTTCGCCCGCCGAGGCTTCAGTGGGGTCTCGGTGGACGACCTCGTGCGGGACCTGGGAGTGCATCGCAACAGCCTCTATCGCACTTTCGGAAGCAAACGCGGGCTGTACCTGGCCGCATTGCGGACGATCCGCTCAGGGTGCCTGGCGGCGATCGCCGCCGCCGCCGACCCCGTCGCGGCGGCCGGTGACGCCGCGCTGTCGACTGATATCGGTGGGCTGGATCTGCTACTGATGGCGGCGGCGGAGCAGGCGGCGCAGGACGAGGAGGTGGCCGCCGAGGTCTCGGCGGCGCTGGCCGAACTCGATGCCATCACCGCGCCGATGGGCGACGGTCCGCTCGCGACGGCCACCCTGCTCGGGCTGCGCATTCGGGTTCGCTCGGGTGGCGACTGCGCCGGACTGGTGTCCACCTGGTCACAACAAGCAGCGACGACGCGCTGGAACGAAGGAGGATGA
- a CDS encoding DoxX family protein: MTTIDVTAPESTRTTADIGLLILRIGVGAAMLQAGLMKAFDFTTTAGFMEQGGWRLPKLAAFMVTAAETLGGIGLLLGVLTPLAACAVIAAMIDAWAVNVSAAAFWSDPFNAPFLIGIGATALLFAGAGSYSVDARVLGRTAWQTRFLVGLLIVAVAAAILTWVALNGTNPVHLIAPAG; the protein is encoded by the coding sequence ATGACGACGATCGACGTGACCGCACCCGAGAGCACCCGCACCACCGCAGACATCGGTCTGCTCATCCTGCGCATCGGCGTGGGCGCGGCAATGCTGCAGGCCGGCCTGATGAAGGCCTTCGACTTCACCACCACCGCCGGCTTCATGGAGCAGGGCGGCTGGCGGCTGCCCAAGCTCGCGGCGTTCATGGTGACGGCCGCCGAGACGCTGGGTGGCATCGGCCTGCTGCTCGGCGTCTTGACGCCGCTGGCGGCGTGCGCGGTGATCGCGGCGATGATCGACGCGTGGGCGGTCAATGTCTCGGCCGCGGCGTTCTGGTCCGACCCGTTCAACGCACCGTTCCTGATCGGGATCGGAGCCACCGCGCTCCTGTTCGCCGGCGCGGGCAGCTACTCGGTCGACGCGCGCGTTCTGGGCCGGACCGCCTGGCAGACCCGTTTCCTCGTCGGCCTGCTGATCGTGGCCGTCGCGGCGGCGATCCTGACGTGGGTCGCGCTCAACGGCACCAACCCGGTCCACCTCATCGCGCCGGCCGGCTGA
- a CDS encoding MMPL family transporter, with protein sequence MLQRIAHLALTAPRRILAVALLVMVACAVFGIPVAKHLSAGGFQDPTSESAQANQLLVDKFGQGDMELLITVHSEDGAQSAAARAVGTDIATQLRREPSVAEVTSAWTAPATAAPALISEDGKTGLIVAGITGGESGAQKHTKDLTERLVYDRDGVTVRAGGEAMTYVQINGQSEKDLLRMEAIAIPLVFVVLVWVFGGLLAAALPLAVGTFAILGSMAVLRTITFFTEVSIFALNLSVALGLALAIDYTLLIISRYRDELADGVDRERALVRTMATAGRTVLFSALTVALSMVAMALFPMYFLQSFAYAGVAVVTFAAIAAIVVAPAAIVLLGDRMDALDVRRLARRILRRPDPVRKPVEQTFWYRSTKYVSRRSIPIGLAIVVLLLVLGAPFLGAKWGFPDDRVLPESASARQVGDELRTNFAVDSAANVTVVLPDTAGVTPAELSRYAADLSTVADVSSVSAPGGTFVDGRPAGPPSAATGFDDGSAFLTVASAAPLFSDASEAQLDALRAVPRPAEAPVQLTGVAQINRDSSSAITSRLPIVLGVIAAITFVLLFLLTGSVVLPLKAVLLNILSLTAAFGALVWIFQDGHLGAFGTTPTGTLVANMPVLLFCIAFGLSMDYEVFLLSRIREFWLRSGKTRADNDESVALGLAKTGRVITAAALVMSISFAALIAAQVSFMRMFGVGLTLAILVDATLVRMALVPAFMHLLGRWNWWAPGPLARLHERIGISESADDVEPAFEKREPAAASVADAPPT encoded by the coding sequence GTGCTACAACGAATCGCCCACCTCGCTCTTACGGCGCCCCGCCGCATCCTCGCCGTCGCGTTGCTGGTGATGGTGGCGTGCGCAGTGTTCGGCATCCCCGTCGCCAAGCACCTGTCTGCGGGCGGCTTCCAGGATCCGACGTCGGAGTCCGCACAGGCCAATCAGCTGCTGGTGGACAAGTTCGGCCAGGGCGACATGGAACTGCTGATCACCGTCCACTCCGAGGACGGTGCGCAGAGTGCCGCGGCGCGGGCGGTCGGTACCGACATCGCCACCCAGTTGCGGCGAGAGCCCTCCGTCGCCGAGGTCACCTCGGCATGGACCGCACCGGCGACTGCGGCGCCCGCCCTGATCAGCGAGGACGGCAAGACCGGTCTGATCGTCGCCGGCATCACCGGCGGCGAGAGCGGAGCGCAGAAGCACACCAAGGACCTGACCGAGCGGCTGGTGTACGACCGCGACGGCGTCACCGTGCGCGCGGGTGGCGAGGCGATGACCTACGTGCAGATCAATGGGCAGAGCGAGAAGGACCTGTTGAGGATGGAGGCCATCGCCATTCCGCTGGTCTTCGTGGTGCTGGTGTGGGTGTTCGGTGGGTTGCTGGCCGCCGCGCTGCCGCTGGCGGTCGGCACCTTCGCGATCCTCGGCTCGATGGCGGTGCTGCGCACGATCACGTTCTTCACCGAGGTGTCGATCTTCGCGCTCAACCTGTCGGTCGCCCTGGGCCTGGCGCTGGCGATCGATTACACGCTGCTGATCATCAGCCGCTACCGTGACGAACTCGCCGACGGCGTGGACCGCGAAAGGGCGCTGGTGCGCACGATGGCGACCGCCGGCCGGACCGTGTTGTTCTCGGCGCTGACGGTCGCGCTGTCGATGGTGGCGATGGCGCTGTTCCCGATGTACTTCCTGCAGTCCTTCGCCTATGCAGGGGTCGCGGTGGTGACGTTCGCGGCCATCGCGGCCATTGTGGTGGCGCCCGCCGCGATCGTGCTGCTCGGCGACCGGATGGATGCCCTCGACGTGCGGCGGCTCGCCCGCCGGATCCTGCGCCGGCCCGATCCGGTGCGCAAGCCCGTCGAGCAGACATTCTGGTACCGGTCGACGAAATACGTGTCGCGTCGGTCGATCCCGATCGGCCTGGCGATCGTGGTGCTGCTGCTGGTGCTCGGTGCGCCGTTCCTCGGCGCCAAGTGGGGCTTCCCGGACGACCGGGTGCTACCGGAGTCGGCCTCGGCGCGTCAGGTGGGCGACGAGTTGCGGACGAACTTCGCCGTCGACTCCGCCGCCAACGTCACCGTCGTGCTGCCCGACACCGCCGGTGTCACGCCCGCCGAACTCAGCCGATATGCCGCCGACCTGTCCACCGTCGCCGACGTGTCCTCGGTGTCGGCACCCGGCGGCACGTTCGTCGACGGCAGGCCTGCCGGACCGCCCTCGGCTGCTACCGGATTCGACGACGGCAGTGCGTTTCTGACGGTGGCCAGCGCCGCCCCGTTGTTCAGCGACGCCTCCGAGGCACAGCTCGACGCGCTGCGTGCGGTGCCCCGACCCGCCGAGGCACCCGTGCAACTCACCGGCGTCGCCCAGATCAACCGGGACAGCTCATCGGCGATCACGTCGCGACTGCCGATCGTGCTGGGGGTGATCGCGGCCATCACGTTCGTGCTGCTCTTCCTGTTGACCGGCAGCGTGGTGCTGCCCCTGAAAGCGGTGCTGCTCAACATCCTGTCGCTGACGGCGGCCTTCGGCGCGCTGGTGTGGATCTTCCAGGACGGGCACCTGGGTGCGTTCGGCACCACCCCGACGGGGACGCTGGTGGCGAACATGCCGGTGTTGTTGTTCTGCATCGCGTTCGGGCTGTCGATGGACTACGAGGTGTTCCTGCTCTCGCGCATCCGCGAGTTCTGGCTGAGGTCCGGCAAGACGCGGGCAGACAATGACGAGAGCGTGGCCCTCGGTCTCGCCAAGACCGGCCGAGTCATCACCGCGGCGGCCCTGGTGATGTCGATCTCCTTCGCGGCGCTGATCGCCGCGCAGGTCTCCTTCATGCGGATGTTCGGGGTGGGGCTCACTCTCGCGATCCTGGTCGACGCCACGCTGGTGCGCATGGCGCTGGTGCCGGCGTTCATGCACCTGCTCGGGCGGTGGAACTGGTGGGCGCCGGGACCGCTGGCGAGGTTGCACGAGCGGATCGGGATCAGCGAATCCGCCGACGACGTCGAACCCGCGTTCGAGAAACGGGAACCTGCCGCGGCATCGGTTGCGGATGCGCCGCCGACATGA
- a CDS encoding TetR/AcrR family transcriptional regulator — MTAEPVKRRRAPRGSGEQLREEILDATTDQLLSTGHAKEVSIRSVAQQVGVTPPSIYLHFADKDALLDAVCARYFEKLDEEMQAVSAGAGSAIEVLRAQGLAYIQFALKTPELYRIATMGEGRPGSDVDLMLNNSAFVHLRNSVEQLMAEGTFPPGDSTATALGLWTVAHGVAAMMISRPYLPWGDVEEFADRMLRSVVTGQIMSGAIGSAAPRDAVVKLKGLLDEQRDR; from the coding sequence ATGACCGCAGAACCGGTGAAGAGACGTCGCGCACCACGTGGATCGGGTGAGCAACTGCGCGAGGAGATCCTCGATGCTACGACGGACCAACTGCTGAGCACGGGGCACGCCAAAGAGGTGTCGATCCGGTCGGTTGCACAGCAGGTCGGGGTGACTCCGCCGTCGATCTACCTGCATTTCGCCGACAAGGACGCGTTGCTCGACGCGGTGTGCGCCCGATATTTCGAAAAGCTCGACGAGGAGATGCAGGCGGTCTCGGCCGGCGCCGGGTCGGCGATCGAGGTGCTGCGTGCCCAAGGCCTGGCCTACATCCAATTCGCATTGAAAACGCCTGAGCTGTACCGCATCGCGACCATGGGGGAGGGCAGGCCTGGTAGCGATGTCGATTTGATGCTCAACAATTCAGCGTTCGTGCATCTGCGCAATTCGGTCGAGCAGTTGATGGCCGAGGGGACCTTTCCGCCCGGTGACTCGACCGCGACGGCGCTGGGATTGTGGACCGTGGCGCACGGGGTGGCCGCGATGATGATCTCGCGGCCGTATCTACCCTGGGGAGACGTCGAGGAGTTCGCGGACCGGATGCTGCGGTCCGTGGTGACCGGGCAGATCATGTCGGGCGCGATCGGTTCCGCCGCCCCGCGGGATGCCGTCGTCAAACTGAAGGGACTGCTCGATGAGCAACGAGATCGATAA
- a CDS encoding class I SAM-dependent methyltransferase, giving the protein MSNEIDNPLFARLWTVISGHEPEALKRLRRENLAGLTGRVLEVGAGTGTNFEFYPDTVTEVVAVEPERRLAERAEQAAASARVPVTVSTDPVERFVAGEPFDAVVCSLVLCSVEHPDAVLRQLHSMLRPGGELRYLEHVASSGAARARMQKFADATVWPRLLGNCHTHRHTEEAIVGAGFRVAGARREWAMPSWVPMPVAEFAIGRAERR; this is encoded by the coding sequence ATGAGCAACGAGATCGATAACCCATTGTTCGCCCGGCTCTGGACGGTGATTTCCGGCCACGAACCGGAGGCATTGAAACGGCTGCGGCGCGAGAACCTGGCAGGTCTCACCGGGCGGGTGCTCGAAGTCGGGGCAGGAACCGGAACCAACTTCGAGTTCTATCCGGACACGGTGACCGAGGTGGTCGCCGTCGAACCCGAGCGACGACTCGCCGAGCGCGCCGAGCAGGCGGCGGCGTCCGCGCGGGTCCCCGTCACCGTGAGCACCGACCCGGTGGAGCGGTTCGTCGCAGGCGAACCGTTCGACGCGGTGGTCTGCTCGCTGGTGCTGTGCTCAGTCGAACACCCCGACGCTGTTCTGCGCCAACTGCATTCGATGCTGCGGCCCGGTGGCGAACTGCGTTACCTCGAGCATGTCGCGAGCAGTGGGGCGGCGCGGGCGCGGATGCAGAAATTCGCCGACGCGACGGTGTGGCCGCGCCTGCTCGGCAACTGCCACACGCACCGCCACACCGAGGAGGCGATCGTCGGCGCCGGGTTCCGGGTGGCAGGCGCCCGTCGTGAGTGGGCCATGCCGTCGTGGGTGCCGATGCCGGTGGCCGAGTTCGCGATCGGCCGCGCCGAGCGGCGCTAG
- a CDS encoding NAD-dependent deacylase, which produces MQVTVLSGAGISAESGVPTFRDAETGLWAKVDPYEISSSQGWRANPDKVWAWYLWRHYMMGSVQPNNGHLAVAAWQDYAEVHVVTQNVDNLHERAGSRNVYHLHGSLFEFRCDHCQSVYTGELPAMPEPVETVDPPRCGCGGMIRPDVVWFGEALPEDAWQRSVEAVTTADVVIVVGTSSIVYPAAGLPELALAAGTVVIEVNPEPTPLSEAATVSLRETAAGALPNLLQRLPTLLD; this is translated from the coding sequence GTGCAGGTGACAGTCCTCAGCGGTGCAGGGATCTCGGCCGAGAGCGGGGTGCCCACGTTCAGGGACGCCGAGACCGGGCTGTGGGCGAAGGTCGATCCCTACGAGATCTCCAGTTCGCAGGGTTGGCGGGCAAACCCGGACAAGGTGTGGGCCTGGTATCTGTGGCGCCACTACATGATGGGTTCGGTGCAGCCGAACAACGGTCACCTGGCCGTTGCGGCGTGGCAGGACTACGCCGAGGTCCACGTCGTCACCCAGAACGTGGACAACCTCCATGAACGCGCGGGCAGCCGCAACGTCTACCACTTGCACGGTAGCCTGTTCGAATTCCGTTGCGATCACTGCCAGTCCGTGTACACCGGGGAGTTGCCGGCGATGCCGGAGCCGGTCGAAACGGTCGACCCGCCGCGCTGCGGGTGCGGCGGCATGATCCGTCCGGACGTCGTGTGGTTCGGCGAAGCGTTGCCCGAGGACGCATGGCAGCGCTCGGTGGAGGCGGTCACCACGGCCGACGTCGTGATCGTCGTCGGCACCTCGTCGATCGTCTACCCCGCGGCCGGGCTGCCCGAGTTGGCGCTGGCCGCCGGCACCGTCGTCATCGAGGTCAACCCCGAGCCCACACCGCTCTCGGAGGCCGCCACGGTGTCGCTGCGCGAGACGGCCGCCGGAGCGCTGCCGAACCTGCTGCAGCGCCTCCCCACCCTGCTCGACTAG
- a CDS encoding GntR family transcriptional regulator has product MADLGDWVRIDQRAPGALFDQLRTQIIDGVRDGRLPPGTRLPTVRELAGRLGLAVNTVARAYRELEAAGILETRGRFGTFVARADPADAAMASAAHNFVSAAKALGVGKTEALRYIDTAFG; this is encoded by the coding sequence GTGGCCGATCTGGGGGACTGGGTGCGCATCGATCAGCGTGCCCCGGGAGCCCTGTTCGACCAGCTCAGGACCCAGATCATCGACGGTGTGCGGGACGGCAGGCTGCCGCCGGGCACTCGGCTGCCGACGGTGCGGGAACTGGCCGGGCGGCTCGGGCTGGCGGTGAACACCGTCGCACGTGCCTACCGTGAACTGGAGGCGGCGGGCATCCTCGAGACGCGGGGCCGCTTCGGCACGTTCGTAGCCCGCGCCGACCCCGCCGACGCCGCGATGGCCTCGGCCGCGCACAACTTCGTCTCGGCGGCCAAGGCGCTGGGCGTCGGCAAGACCGAGGCCCTGCGCTACATCGATACGGCGTTCGGCTGA
- a CDS encoding class I SAM-dependent methyltransferase, translating into MTLQVRANEARRPDAIIDDPMAVQLADSIEFDYAKFGFTRRQDMAVRALAFDREARRYLGDHPEATVVALAEGLQTSFHRLDDSTVGHQFRWLTVDLPPMVELRRKLLPASERVTLLAQSALDFTWMDRVDTEHGVFITAEGLLMYLPPADALGLIAQCAKRFPGGRMMFDLPPAWFAKGITRGLLRPSLGYRVPPMPFSMTPSQLAHLRNDVPGVRAVHDIPLPPGRGRVFNAVMWAVQRLPVFDPVRPVLTMLEFG; encoded by the coding sequence ATGACCCTGCAGGTACGGGCCAACGAGGCCCGTCGGCCGGACGCCATCATCGACGATCCGATGGCGGTCCAACTGGCCGACTCCATCGAGTTCGACTACGCCAAGTTCGGCTTCACCCGCCGCCAGGACATGGCGGTGCGTGCGCTGGCCTTCGACCGCGAAGCCCGCCGCTATCTCGGTGATCACCCGGAAGCCACCGTCGTCGCACTGGCCGAGGGCCTGCAGACCAGCTTCCACCGGCTCGACGACTCCACCGTGGGCCATCAGTTCCGTTGGCTGACGGTGGATCTGCCGCCGATGGTCGAGCTGCGCCGCAAGCTGCTGCCCGCATCCGAGCGGGTGACACTGTTGGCCCAGTCGGCGCTGGACTTCACCTGGATGGACCGCGTCGACACCGAACACGGTGTGTTCATCACCGCCGAGGGGCTGCTGATGTACCTGCCACCGGCCGACGCGCTGGGACTGATCGCGCAATGCGCCAAGCGCTTCCCCGGCGGCCGGATGATGTTCGACCTGCCGCCCGCGTGGTTCGCCAAGGGCATCACCCGCGGTCTGTTGCGGCCGTCGTTGGGCTACCGGGTGCCGCCCATGCCGTTCAGCATGACGCCCTCGCAGCTGGCCCACCTGCGCAACGACGTGCCGGGTGTCCGCGCCGTGCACGACATCCCCTTGCCGCCCGGGCGCGGCCGGGTGTTCAACGCGGTGATGTGGGCGGTGCAGCGCCTGCCCGTCTTCGACCCCGTGCGCCCGGTGCTGACGATGCTCGAATTCGGCTGA
- a CDS encoding DUF1697 domain-containing protein, whose protein sequence is MTRYAVFLRGVNVGGVNLKMADVAHALENAGFTAVRTVLASGNVLLESRDDVDVVRTTAETALRDAFGYEAWVLAYPVDTVAAISAAFPFEREVDGHHSYVTFVADEAVLDELADLAARAQPHEKIARGEGVVYWQVPRSATLDSTIGKTMGKKRYKSSTTTRNLRTLDKVLR, encoded by the coding sequence ATGACGCGTTACGCCGTGTTCCTCCGGGGCGTCAACGTCGGCGGGGTCAACCTCAAGATGGCCGATGTCGCCCACGCCCTGGAGAACGCCGGATTCACCGCCGTGCGAACGGTTCTCGCCAGCGGCAACGTCCTGTTGGAGAGCCGCGACGACGTCGACGTGGTGCGCACCACCGCCGAGACGGCGCTGCGCGATGCGTTCGGATACGAGGCATGGGTGCTGGCGTACCCGGTCGACACGGTGGCGGCCATCTCGGCGGCCTTCCCGTTCGAGCGCGAGGTCGACGGGCACCACTCCTACGTCACCTTCGTGGCCGACGAGGCGGTCCTCGACGAACTCGCCGACCTCGCCGCCCGGGCCCAACCCCACGAGAAGATCGCCCGCGGCGAGGGGGTCGTCTACTGGCAGGTGCCCAGGTCCGCCACGCTGGACTCCACCATCGGCAAGACCATGGGCAAGAAGCGCTACAAGTCGTCTACCACCACCCGAAACCTGCGCACGCTCGACAAAGTGCTGCGCTAG
- a CDS encoding class I SAM-dependent methyltransferase encodes MTGPALRIDGNVLDGVSATTLWTLHNRAGEAKRSDGVIRDPWAVTLFDAIDYDYRRFGRPNQSHGLRAVAFDNAGSRYLSAHPKASVVALAEGLQTSFWRLQRRGIGSEVTWYSVDLPPVMALRDALLPHDDRIVALAQSALDRSWMDRVDASEGVFITAEGLLMYLDPDEALSLIADCAKRFPGGQMMFDNIPQWLSRRTVQGKLKLSDRYVAPPMPFSLSADEAVALAGRIPGVRAAHDVPYPSGRGPFNLLFWPPLDRLAVHRRGRPSMTLLEFGR; translated from the coding sequence GTGACCGGTCCTGCTCTCCGAATCGACGGCAATGTGCTCGACGGCGTCTCGGCCACGACGCTGTGGACGCTGCACAACCGGGCCGGTGAGGCCAAGCGATCAGACGGGGTGATCCGCGACCCGTGGGCCGTCACGCTGTTCGACGCGATCGACTACGACTACCGCAGGTTCGGCAGGCCCAATCAGTCGCACGGTCTGCGCGCGGTGGCATTCGACAACGCAGGCAGCCGGTACCTGTCCGCCCACCCGAAGGCGTCGGTGGTGGCGTTGGCCGAGGGCCTGCAGACGAGTTTCTGGCGACTGCAACGGCGCGGCATCGGCAGCGAAGTCACCTGGTATTCCGTCGATCTCCCGCCGGTGATGGCGCTGCGCGACGCGCTGTTGCCGCACGACGACCGCATCGTCGCGCTGGCGCAGTCCGCCTTGGACCGCAGCTGGATGGATCGCGTCGACGCGTCGGAGGGCGTGTTCATCACCGCCGAGGGCCTGTTGATGTACCTCGATCCCGACGAGGCGCTGAGCCTGATCGCCGACTGCGCGAAGCGGTTTCCCGGCGGCCAGATGATGTTCGACAACATCCCGCAGTGGCTCAGCAGACGCACAGTCCAGGGCAAGCTCAAGCTCTCCGACCGCTACGTCGCTCCCCCGATGCCGTTCTCGCTCAGCGCGGACGAGGCCGTGGCGTTGGCGGGCCGGATTCCCGGCGTGCGGGCCGCCCATGATGTGCCGTATCCGTCCGGTCGGGGGCCGTTCAACCTGCTGTTCTGGCCGCCGCTGGACCGGTTGGCGGTCCACCGCCGCGGCCGGCCCAGCATGACGCTGCTGGAGTTCGGCCGATGA
- a CDS encoding PPOX class F420-dependent oxidoreductase has product MGRQVFDDKLLALIGGNSLGVLATIKRDGRPQLSNVSYHFDPRALAIQVSITEPRAKTRNLRRDPRASIHVSSDDGWSYAVAEGDALLTPPAASADDDTVEALIALYRNIAGEHPDWDDYRRSMVDDRRVVMTLPISHVYGMPPGKR; this is encoded by the coding sequence ATGGGACGTCAGGTGTTCGACGACAAGCTGCTGGCACTGATCGGCGGTAACTCGCTGGGGGTGCTGGCGACCATCAAGCGCGACGGACGGCCGCAGTTGTCGAACGTCTCATACCACTTCGATCCGCGCGCGCTGGCGATTCAGGTGTCGATCACCGAGCCGCGGGCCAAAACCCGCAATCTGCGCCGCGATCCCCGCGCATCCATTCACGTCAGCTCGGACGACGGCTGGTCCTACGCGGTGGCCGAAGGCGACGCGTTGCTCACCCCGCCGGCCGCCTCCGCTGACGACGACACCGTCGAGGCCCTGATCGCCTTGTATCGCAACATCGCCGGCGAACATCCGGACTGGGACGACTACCGGCGGTCGATGGTCGACGACCGGCGCGTGGTGATGACGCTGCCGATCTCTCACGTCTACGGAATGCCGCCCGGCAAGCGGTAA
- a CDS encoding DUF5302 domain-containing protein: MADAPEDDTKRRFAEALARKNAKSAGGSGHKDGGAKQPKAHGPVEHRREFRRKSG, translated from the coding sequence ATGGCAGATGCACCGGAGGACGACACCAAGCGCAGATTCGCCGAAGCGCTGGCGCGCAAGAACGCCAAGTCGGCCGGCGGGTCGGGGCACAAGGACGGCGGCGCCAAGCAACCGAAGGCGCACGGCCCGGTCGAGCACCGTCGCGAGTTCCGCCGCAAGAGCGGCTAA